A genomic region of Capra hircus breed San Clemente chromosome 19, ASM170441v1, whole genome shotgun sequence contains the following coding sequences:
- the HIGD1B gene encoding HIG1 domain family member 1B, with amino-acid sequence MSANRGWWAPPEGEDSVSEKLLRKTRESPLVPIGLGGCLLVAAYRIYRLKARGPTKMSIHLIHTRVAAQACAVGAIMLGAVYTMYRDYIKKTAQDTREK; translated from the exons ATGTCTGCTAACAGAGGCTGGTGGGCGCCACCCGAGGGCGAGGACAGTGTGTCTGAGAAGCTCCTGAGGAAGACGAGGGAGTCTCCGCTGGTGCCTATAG GCTTAGGAGGCTGCCTGCTGGTGGCAGCATACCGGATCTACCGGCTGAAGGCTCGGGGTCCCACCAAGATGTCCATACACCTGATTCACACCCGAGTGGCAGCACAGGCCTGTGCTGTGGGCGCGATCATGCTGG GCGCTGTGTACACGATGTACCGAGACTACATCAAGAAAACCGCGCAGGATACCAGGGAGAAGTAG
- the EFTUD2 gene encoding 116 kDa U5 small nuclear ribonucleoprotein component has product MDTDLYDEFGNYIGPELDSDEDDDELGRETKDLDEVDEDEDDDDVGDHDEDHPGMEVVLHEDKKYYPTAEEVYGPEVETIVQEEDTQPLTEPIIKPVKTKKFTLMEQTLPVTVYEMDFLADLMDNSELIRNVTLCGHLHHGKTCFVDCLIEQTHPEIRKRYDQDLCYTDILFTEQERGVGIKSTPVTVVLPDTKGKSYLFNIMDTPGHVNFSDEVTAGLRISDGVVLFIDAAEGVMLNTERLIKHAVQERLAVTVCINKIDRLILELKLPPTDAYYKLRHIVDEVNGLISMYSTDENLILSPLLGNVCFSSSQYSICFTLGSFAKIYADTFGDINYQEFAKRLWGDIYFNPKTRKFTKKAPTSSSQRSFVEFILEPLYKILAQVVGDVDTSLPRTLDELGIHLTKEELKLNIRPLLRLVCKKFFGEFTGFVDMCVQHIPSPKVGAKPKIEHTYTGGVDSDLGEAMSDCDPDGPLMCHTTKMYSTDDGVQFHAFGRVLSGTIHAGQPVKVLGENYTLEDEEDSQICTVGRLWISVARYHIEVNRVPAGNWVLIEGVDQPIVKTATITEPRGNEEAQIFRPLKFNTTSVIKIAVEPVNPSELPKMLDGLRKVNKSYPSLTTKVEESGEHVILGTGELYLDCVMHDLRKMYSEIDIKVADPVVTFCETVVETSSLKCFAETPNKKNKITMIAEPLEKGLAEDIENEVVQITWNRKKLGEFFQTKYDWDLLAARSIWAFGPDATGPNILVDDTLPSEVDKALLGSVKDSIVQGFQWGTREGPLCDELIRNVKFKILDAVVAQEPLHRGGGQIIPTARRVVYSAFLMATPRLMEPYYFVEVQAPADCVSAVYTVLARRRGHVTQDAPIPGSPLYTIKAFIPAIDSFGFETDLRTHTQGQAFSLSVFHHWQIVPGDPLDKSIVIRPLEPQPAPHLAREFMIKTRRRKGLSEDVSISKFFDDPMLLELAKQDVVLNYPM; this is encoded by the exons GTCGATGAGGACGAGGACGACGACGATGTGGGTGATCACGACGAAGACCACCCTGGGATGGAGGTGGTGCTGCACGAGGACAAGAAGTACTACCCCACCGCCGAGGAGGTGTACGGCCCCGAGGTGGAGACCATCGTTCAGGAGGAGGACACCCAGCCTCTCACAG AACCCATTATTAAGCCAGTGAAAACCAAGAAATTCACTCTGATGGAGCAGACATTACCTGTCACGGTGTACGAAATGGA TTTCTTGGCAGATCTGATGGATAACTCGGAGCTCATCAGAAATGTGACTCTCTGTGGCCATCTGCACCATGGCAAG acATGTTTTGTAGATTGTTTAATAGAGCAGACTCACCCGGAAATCAGAAAGCGCTATGACCAAGAT ctgtgctacACTGACATCCTCTTCACAGAACAAGAG AGGGGTGTTGGCATCAAAAGTACTCCTGTGACAGTGGTCTTGCCAGATACCAAGGGGAAATCCTACCTCTTCAACATCATGGACACTCCAG GACACGTGAATTTTTCTGATGAGGTCACAGCGGGCTTGCGCATCTCAGATGGAGTGGTCCTTTTCATCGATGCTGCTGAGGGC GTGATGCTGAACACAGAGCGGCTGATCAAGCACGCGGTGCAGGAGAGGCTGGCAGTCACCGTGTGCATCAACAAGATTGACCGGCTGATCCTGGAGCTGAAGCTGCCGCCCACGGATGCTTACTATAAGCTGCGTCACATTGTCGATGAGGTCAACGGGTTAATAAG CATGTACTCCACGGACGAGAACCTGATCCTTTCCCCGCTCCTGGGCAACGTCTGCTTCTCCAGCTCCCAGTACAGCATCTGCTTCACGCTGGGCTCCTTTGCCAAGATCTATGCTGACACCTTCG GTGACATTAACTACCAGGAGTTTGCGAAAAGACTCTGGGGTGACATCTACTTCAACCCTAAGAC GCGGAAGTTCACCAAAAAGGCCCCAACCAGCAGCTCCCAGAGGAGTTTTGTGGAGTTTATCTTGGAGCCCCTCTATAAGATCCTCGCCCAG GTGGTGGGTGATGTGGACACCAGCCTCCCGAGGACCCTGGATGAGCTTGGCATCCACCTGACCAAGGAGGAGCTGAAGCTGAACATCCGCCCCCTGCTCAGGCTGGTTTGCAAAAAATTCTTTGGCGAGTTCACAG GCTTTGTGGACATGTGTGTGCagcatatcccttctccaaaggTGGGCGCCAAGCCTAAAATCGAGCACACCTATACCGGTGGTGTGGACTCCGACCTCGGCGAGGCCATGAGTGACTGTGACCCTGAC GGTCCCCTGATGTGCCACACGACCAAGATGTACAGCACAGATGATGGAGTTCAGTTTCATGCCTTTGGCCGAGTGCTAAGTGGCACCATCCATGCTGGGCAGCCTGTGAAGGTGCTAGGGGAGAACTACACCCTGGAGGATGAGGAAGACTCCCAGATATGCACCGTGGGCCGCCTTTGGATCTCTGTGGCCAG GTACCACATCGAAGTGAACCGTGTTCCTGCTGGCAACTGGGTCCTGATCGAAGGTGTTGATCAACCAATTGTGAAGACGGCAACCATAACCGAACCCCGAGGCAACGAGGAG GCTCAGATCTTCCGTCCCTTGAAGTTCAACACCACGTCTGTTATCAAGATTGCCGTGGAGCCAGTCAATCCCTCTGAGCTGCCCAAGATGCTGGACGGCCTGCGCAAGGTCAACAAGAGCTACCCGTCCCTCACCACCAAG GTGGAAGAGTCTGGCGAGCATGTGATCCTGGGCACTGGGGAGCTCTACCTGGACTGCGTCATGCACGATTTGCGGAAGATGTACTCGGAGATCGACATCAAG GTGGCGGACCCTGTTGTCACGTTCTGTGAGACGGTGGTGGAGACGTCGTCCCTCAAGTGTTTTGCTGAAACTCCCAATAAGAA GAACAAGATCACCATGATCGccgagcctctggagaagggcctCGCAGAGGACATAGAGAACGAGGTGGTCCAGATCACATGGAACAG GAAGAAGCTGGGAGAGTTCTTTCAGACCAAGTACGACTGGGATCTGCTGGCTGCCCGTTCCATCTGGGCTTTCGGCCCGGATGCCACCGGCCCCAACATCCTGGTGGACGATACCCTGCCCTCGGAG GTGGACAAGGCTCTTCTCGGCTCAGTGAAGGACAGCATCGTTCAAGGTTTCCAGTGGGGAACCAGGGAGGGGCCCCTCTGTGATGAGT tGATTCGGAATGTCAAGTTTAAGATCCTGGATGCAGTGGTTGCCCAGGAGCCCCTGCACCGGGGTGGGGGCCAGATCATCCCCACAGCCCGGAGAGTCGTCTACTCAGCCTTCCTCATG GCCACCCCTCGTCTGATGGAGCCCTACTACTTCGTCGAGGTCCAGGCCCCTGCGGATTGTGTCTCTGCTGTCTACACGGTCCTGGCCAGGCGCAG GGGACACGTGACTCAGGACGCACCCATCCCAGGCTCTCCTCTCTACACCATCAAAGCTTTCATCCCAGCCATCGACTCTTTTGGCTTTGAGACTGATCTGCGAACTCACACGCAGGGCCAGGCCTTTTCCTTGTCTGTCTTCCACCACTGGCAG ATTGTACCTGGTGATCCTCTGGACAAGAGCATTGTCATCCGCCCCTtggagccacagccagctccccaCCTGGCCCGAGAATTCATGATCAAAACCCGTCGTAGGAAG GGCCTGAGCGAGGACGTGAGCATCAGCAAGTTCTTCGATGATCCTATGTTGCTGGAGCTCGCCAAGCAGGATGTGGTGCTCAACTACCCGATGTGA